The proteins below come from a single Pleuronectes platessa chromosome 3, fPlePla1.1, whole genome shotgun sequence genomic window:
- the LOC128429540 gene encoding collagen alpha-1(XI) chain, whose product MDPWSPVREKWLLLVLLLVAVLHTSTAAAPIDVLKVLELSEDMDGVSLEAGLCTSRTGREETDLSFKIDKKIQLSAPTKQLFPDSPFPMNFSVMTTVKAVKGSQVFLLSLYDSQGTQQLGVEVGRSPVFLYEDHEGQPPPELYPTFRKINLADGKWHRVAYSVEGQSVTLYLDCVKLDTLDLLRGHDPHVSTEGVTVFGTRLLDEDVFEGDIQQLLIVDDPRAAETYCQDYIPDCDAALPYDSILTEAEEVERAPKKHVVEAFEEFDYSDLYDDVSGSTVTAGPNVTEYEIVEYEDYDNSTDYYQVNEYEEEYDEGYGPAEREREYSVNTQNLPEKGQKGEPGILGQGTQVTGAYGPPGPQGEPGSSGITGPVGPRGDPGELGPPGRPGLDGADGIPGPPGNIMLIPFQSGGGPKTGAVVSAQEAQAQAILQQTKLAMKGPQGPLGLRGRPGPLGSPGSSGLKGANGDTGPPGPSGMPGIPGQNGRLGKRGRSGTDGGRGAIGESGAKGDRGFDGLPGLPGNKGHKGDRGKPGLLGPPGESGEKGSDGPVGPRGQPGDAGSRGLNGPRGRAGPSGQPGIRGIDGVQGSKGNIGSPGDTGAPGQQGNPGIVGFPGPQGLVGLPGEKGPQGKKGLQGLPGNDGPSGHPGREGTPGEKGLPGPSGVQGPVGYPGQRGVKGAEGIRGLMGSKGEKGEDGFSGAKGEMGGKGDTGDNGVPGGRGEDGPEGPKGQTGPLGEGGSSGISGEKGKLGVPGLPGYPGRQGPKGSDGFPGTLGTAGEKGKKGPAGQPGGGGQRGPNGARGGRGARGPTGKSGEKGTSGNDGPQGSNGERGPQGPVGRNGEPGPKGSSGPGGKDGLPGHPGQRGEAGFQGKTGPPGPSGVVGPQGKSGESGPTGDRGHPGAPGVPGEHGLPGAAGKEGGKGDPGLSGTSGKSGPTGLKGFRGSRGATGIMGPPGLKGGSGPNGLQGALGASGERGPPGVAGAIGQPGRAGTIGGPGPMGEKGEPGDKGPIGPAGQDGDQGTVGMPGATGPTGPPGDDGDKGEQGGPGQKGSKGDKGEGGPQGPIGTQGPIGQSGLPGIDGLLGPRGQQGMYGPKGDEGLRGFKGSRGPIGLQGMPGLPGEKGESGHGGLMGPPGQQGPSGPQGPVGGQGPTGRLGMIGQPGVGGEKGEEGEAGDPGSVGFSGKLGDKGDFGEKGDSGPPGAAGTPGARGPSGDDGPKGNSGSIGLTGDLGQQGEAGPNGVDGLPGSKGDTGDPGKSGPPGAAGEPGPSGPPGRRGHLGKQGKGGKAGLKGVKIFELHGT is encoded by the exons ATGGATCCATGGAGTCCAGTGCGTGAGaaatggctgctgctggtgctgctgcttgtCGCGGTGCTTCACACATCAACAGCAG CCGCTCCCATCGATGTCCTGAAGGTCCTGGAGCTGTCGGAGGACATGGACGGAGTGTCGCTGGAGGCCGGTCTGTGCACCAGCAGGACGGGCCGAGAAGAAACTGACCTCTCCTTTAAAATCGATAAGAAGATCCAACTGAGCGCTCCCACCAAGCAACTCTTCCCCG ATTCTCCGTTCCCTATGAATTTCTCCGTGATGACGACAGTTAAAGCTGTGAAAGGCTCACAGGTCTTTCTCCTTTCCCTGTACGACTCGCAG ggcACTCAGCAGCTGGGGGTGGAGGTCGGTCGGTCTCCTGTCTTCCTCTATGAGGACCACGAGGGTCAGCCACCTCCCGAACTTTACCCCACCTTCAGGAAGATCAACCTGGCTGATGGCAA GTGGCACAGAGTAGCCTACAGTGTGGAGGGCCAGTCTGTGACCCTCTACCTGGACTGTGTCAAGCTGGACACCCTGGACCTGCTCAGAGGTCACGACCCCCACGTCAGCACCGAGGGAGTCACCGTGTTCGGAACTCGGCTGCTGGACGAAGACGTGTTTGAA GGGGacatccagcagctgctcatCGTGGACGACCCCCGAGCAGCGGAGACGTACTGTCAGGACTACATCCCCGACTGTGACGCAGCTCTGCCCTACGACAGCATTCTGACGGAGGCTGAGGAg GTGGAGAGAGCGCCGAAGAAACATGTGGTGGAGGCGTTTGAGGAGTTCGACTACAGCGACCTCTACGATGACGTCTCCGGCTCCACAGTGACCGCCGGCCCGAATGTCACAGAGTACGAG ATCGTGGAGTACGAGGACTACGACAACTCGACAGATTACTACCAAGTGAACGAGTACGAGGAAGAATACGACGAGGGTTATGGACCGGCTGAGAGAGAGCGGGAGTATTCTGTCAACACACAG aATTTACCAGAAAAAGGACAGAAAGGAGAACCAGGCATTTTGGGACAG GGCACGCAGGTCACAGGAGCCTACGGGCCTCCAGGACCTCAG GGAGAGCCGGGGTCTTCTGGCATCACAGGACCAGTGGGACCTCGAGGAGACCCCGGGGAGCTG GGGCCTCCAGGGCGGCCGGGTCTGGACGGAGCTGATGGGATCCCAGGTCCCCCAGGCAACATCATGCTCATACCG ttcCAGTCAGGTGGCGGTCCAAAGACAGGTGCTGTGGTTTCTGCACAGGAGGCGCAGGCCCAGGCCATCCTGCAACAGACCAAG ctgGCGATGAAGGGACCTCAAGGACCACTTGGTCTCAGGGGACGACCCGGACCACTG GGTTCCCCCGGTTCCTCTGGGCTGAAGGGGGCCAATGGAGACACAGGGCCACCG GGTCCTTCAGGAATGCCAGGTATCCCGGGTCAGAACGGACGACTTGGGAAAAGG GGTCGCTCAGGTACAGATGGAGGCCGTGGTGCAATAGGAGAATCTGGAGCGAag GGTGATCGGGGGTTCGATGGCCTGCCTGGTCTTCCGGGAAACAAAGGACATAAA GGGGACAGAGGGAAACCAGGTCTGTTAGGTCCTCCAGGAGAATCAGGGGAAAAG GGCTCTGACGGGCCGGTCGGGCCAAGAGGACAGCCAGGTGATGCT GGCTCCAGAGGTCTGAATGGCCCCAGAGGTCGTGCTGGTCCCTCAGGCCAACCT GGCATTCGAGGAATTGATGGCGTTCAAGGCTCGAAGGGAAACATA GGATCCCCGGGAGACACCGGAGCACCGGGACAACAAGGCAACCCTGGAATAGTG GGCTTCCCTGGTCCTCAGGGGTTAGTCGGGTTGCCCGGCGAAAAG GGGCCTCAGGGGAAGAAAGGGTTGCAGGGCTTACCTGGAAACGATGGGCCCTCA GGTCATCCAGGACGAGAAGGCACCCCAGGTGAAAAAGGCCTGCCG gGTCCTTCGGGGGTGCAGGGGCCTGTTGGGTATCCTGGACAACGAGGGGTTAAG GGAGCAGAAGGAATCCGCGGATTAATGGGAAGCAAAGGGGAGAAG GGAGAGGACGGTTTCTCCGGGGCCAAGGGGGAGATGGGAGGGAAGGGCGACACTGGAGACAATGGAgttccaggtgggagaggagaggatggaccAGAGGGACCCAAAGGCCAGACGGGTCCTCTAGGAGAAGGCGGCTCATCTGGTATTTCTGGAGAGAAG ggaAAACTGGGAGTTCCAGGGCTGCCAGGGTATCCAGGACGTCAGGGGCCAAAG GGTTCTGATGGTTTCCCTGGTACACTGGGAACTGcaggagagaaagggaaaaag GGTCCTGCAGGACAACCAGGAGGCGGGGGCCAGAGGGGTCCAAAT GGTGCACGAGGTGGTAGAGGAGCACGAGGGCCGACGGGGAAATCAGGAGAGAAG GGCACCTCAGGAAATGATGGACCCCAAGGATCTAATGGAGAGAGG GGACCTCAAGGACCCGTAGGAAGGAACGGAGAGCCAGGACCTAAAGGATCAAGC ggtcCAGGTGGGAAGGATGGACTTCCAGGTCACCCAGGTCAAAGAGGAGAAGCA GGATTCCAAGGGAAGACGGGACCTCCCGGACCTTCCGGTGTTGTGGGGCCACAG GGCAAATCAGGAGAGTCTGGCCCAACTGGGGACCGCGGTCACCCAGGGGCACCAGGGGTCCCTGGAGAGCATGGTTTACCAGGGGCTGCTGGGAAGGAAGGTGGAAAG GGTGACCCAGGTTTGTCCGGGACATCTGGGAAGAGCGGTCCTACGGGCCTGAAAGGATTCAGGGGGAGCCGAGGAGCGACTGGAATTATg GGGCCTCCCGGTCTGAAAGGAGGATCAGGACCTAACGGACTCCAGGGAGCCCTC GGGGCCTCAGGCGAGAGGGGCCCTCCAGGAGTAGCTGGGGCCATCGGACAACCGGGTCGGGCCGGAACTATCGGAGGACCTGGACCAATGGGAGAGAAGGGGGAGCCT GGAGACAAGGGACCAATTGGACCAGCAGGTCAGGACGGAGATCAGGGAACTGTAGGAATGCCTGGAGCTACTGGTCCTACTGGACCTCCAGGAGATGACGGAGATAAG gggGAGCAAGGAGGCCCCGGGCAGAAGGGCAGCAAAGGAGACAAAGGAGAAGGA ggCCCCCAAGGTCCCATTGGCACTCAAGGGCCTATCGGTCAGTCAGGACTCCCG GGTATTGATGGACTGCTAGGTCCCCGGGGCCAGCAGGGCATGTACGGACCGAAAGGAGACGAAGGTCTACGCGGCTTTAAGGGCTCCAGAGGACCGATAGGATTACAG GGCATGCCGGGCCTGCCAGGAGAGAAGGGTGAGAGTGGACATGGGGGACTGATG GGTCCACCTGGGCAACAAGGCCCATCTGGTCCTCAAGGACCCGTTGGGGGTCAG GGTCCAACCGGGCGACTAGGAATGATAGGACAGCCTGGTGTTGGTGGAGAGAAG ggggaggagggtgaggcCGGTGACCCTGGATCCGTCGGTTTTTCAGGAAAGCTA GGAGATAAAGGAGACTTTGGGGAGAAGGGAGATTCAGGCCCTCCAGGAGCAGCTGGGACTCCAGGAGCCAGGGGCCCTTCAGGCGATGATGGGCCTAAGGGCAATTCT ggcTCTATAGGCCTCACAGGGGACCTTGGACAACAGGGAGAAGCTGGACCCAAT GGCGTGGATGGTCTGCCTGGCTCTAAAGGAGACACAGGGGATCCTGGGAAATCT GGACCACCAGGAGCAGCAGGGGAACCGGGACCATCTGGACCTCCTGGACGAAGG GGCCACTTGGGGAAACAAGGGAAGGGTGGAAAGGCAGGCCTGAAAGGAGTGAAG ATATTCGAGCTCCATGGAACgtga